One segment of Saprospiraceae bacterium DNA contains the following:
- a CDS encoding response regulator, with product METHHIILCVDDEEDNLLVFRSFFRKYYTVLTAQSGEEALELLKKQPVDLIVSDQRMPRMTGVELFERIRDEHPDVVRIILTGYSDIQAVIDAINKGKVYHFATKPWDTDELKNILDRALEAYTLRQLNRRLVEENMELSLRTERQEKANILSQFELLKSQINPHFLFNSMNILAALIPQDPAKAVEFTHRFSKVYRKLLELREQPLVSLSQELDFADSYVYLQKMRFADSLNVEIEVPAAAWRHCLPPFTLQILLENAVKHNMASAEHPLRIRVGLTPDGKLEVSNNLQLRGSPAESTHLGLQILKTRYQLITPEPVEFEKTEQAYVVRVPLIEEA from the coding sequence ATGGAAACCCATCACATCATATTATGTGTGGACGACGAAGAGGACAACCTTTTGGTTTTCAGGAGTTTTTTCAGAAAATACTACACCGTGCTGACCGCCCAAAGCGGCGAGGAAGCTTTGGAATTGCTCAAAAAACAGCCGGTTGACCTCATCGTAAGCGACCAACGGATGCCACGCATGACGGGCGTGGAACTCTTCGAGCGCATTCGCGACGAACACCCCGACGTGGTGCGCATCATCCTGACGGGCTACAGCGACATCCAAGCGGTGATAGATGCCATCAACAAGGGCAAAGTGTATCATTTTGCGACCAAGCCTTGGGACACCGACGAGCTGAAAAACATCCTCGACCGAGCCTTGGAAGCTTACACCCTCCGACAACTCAACCGCCGTTTGGTGGAGGAAAACATGGAACTGTCGCTCCGCACCGAGCGCCAAGAAAAGGCCAACATACTTTCCCAATTCGAGCTGCTCAAGAGCCAAATAAACCCTCATTTTTTGTTCAACAGCATGAACATCCTCGCGGCGCTCATCCCGCAAGACCCCGCGAAGGCAGTAGAGTTCACCCATCGCTTCTCGAAGGTCTATCGCAAATTGTTGGAGTTGCGCGAGCAGCCATTGGTGTCGTTGAGCCAAGAATTGGACTTTGCCGACTCCTACGTCTATTTGCAAAAAATGCGTTTTGCCGACAGTTTGAACGTGGAAATCGAAGTGCCTGCCGCCGCGTGGCGACACTGCTTGCCCCCGTTCACCCTCCAAATTTTATTGGAAAATGCGGTGAAACACAACATGGCATCGGCGGAGCATCCGTTGCGCATCCGTGTTGGCCTCACCCCCGATGGCAAGCTGGAAGTGTCGAACAACCTCCAACTGCGCGGCTCCCCGGCAGAATCCACGCACCTCGGCCTGCAAATCCTGAAAACGCGCTATCAGCTCATCACCCCCGAACCCGTCGAATTTGAAAAGACCGAACAAGCGTACGTCGTGCGGGTGCCGCTCATCGAGGAGGCTTAG
- a CDS encoding energy transducer TonB produces MRTLVLFFAISLLNQLNAQKRHYEGPEVRDAQFADTFALLSQYFSQHLRYPEAAAMRHIEGVVVVTFTVNADGTIGQAKVRHGLGHGCDEEALRLVQAMPPWQPATLDGKPVACGKTVRIEFRAGKKSLARSL; encoded by the coding sequence ATGAGAACGCTTGTCTTGTTTTTCGCCATATCCCTCCTCAACCAACTCAATGCCCAAAAGCGCCACTATGAAGGCCCGGAAGTGCGGGATGCTCAATTCGCCGACACTTTTGCTCTGCTTTCCCAGTATTTCAGCCAACACTTGCGCTACCCGGAAGCCGCCGCCATGCGCCACATCGAAGGGGTAGTAGTGGTCACTTTCACCGTGAACGCCGACGGAACGATTGGCCAAGCCAAAGTCCGTCATGGTCTGGGACACGGCTGCGACGAAGAGGCCCTCCGACTTGTGCAAGCCATGCCGCCGTGGCAGCCAGCCACCCTTGACGGCAAACCCGTGGCTTGTGGGAAAACGGTACGCATCGAGTTCAGAGCAGGTAAAAAAAGCCTCGCCAGAAGCCTGTAA
- a CDS encoding ribonuclease H family protein: MPKQKFYVVWEGHTPGIYTTWEAAKRQVEGYAQAKYKSFESRAAAEKALKESYWAYVKKSDSKPPSAEKVPRSAIVKESVAVDAACSGNPGDMEYQGVYTADGKRLFHVGPLEDGTNNVGEFLALVHALAMLKQQGKPSMPIYSDSKIAQGWVKKGKCNTKLERTGRNDTLFELIERAERWLAANNITNPILKWETESWGEIPADFGRK; encoded by the coding sequence ATGCCCAAGCAAAAATTCTACGTCGTCTGGGAAGGCCACACGCCCGGCATTTACACCACTTGGGAAGCGGCCAAGCGGCAAGTGGAAGGCTATGCCCAAGCCAAATACAAGAGTTTTGAGAGCCGAGCCGCGGCCGAAAAAGCATTGAAAGAAAGCTATTGGGCCTACGTCAAAAAATCGGATAGCAAGCCGCCAAGTGCTGAGAAGGTGCCGCGTTCGGCCATTGTCAAGGAGAGCGTGGCTGTGGATGCGGCTTGCAGTGGCAACCCCGGCGACATGGAGTATCAGGGGGTTTACACTGCCGACGGAAAGCGGCTTTTTCATGTAGGCCCTTTGGAGGATGGCACCAACAATGTAGGTGAGTTCCTCGCCCTCGTGCATGCGCTTGCTATGCTGAAACAACAAGGCAAACCCTCAATGCCGATTTATTCGGACTCCAAAATCGCGCAAGGCTGGGTGAAAAAAGGCAAGTGCAACACCAAGCTGGAGCGCACCGGGCGCAACGATACGCTCTTCGAACTCATCGAGCGGGCCGAACGCTGGCTGGCTGCCAACAATATCACCAACCCAATCCTGAAGTGGGAGACCGAGTCGTGGGGGGAAATTCCCGCTGATTTTGGCCGAAAATAA
- a CDS encoding PorT family protein produces MLIRSRLLPALPTVKWLIVGLFSTFFFAPFSVFSQVDDLKGIMRELRALDGTWFMPTDRGDRLEYWQIEDDSTFVGRGMRIKPENGDTVLLETMRIERRDTTISYIVNVRGQNQNRPIVFKLTQADYDGYLFENPAHDDPQKIRYLLLGNRELQVFTEGKRNNRTVTQEYVFEREFTPGSVEFRVRGGINANTLRGSGTLIPLSGATEPKFGWRPGWELGTQAVFNGRGGFVSINCEIGLAGRYSSANSAFDIFDDSLIVYRRDGTYSTLWLTLAVAPEITFKRDGRLSLLVGPYYGILLTSRLNGVVEPQGENQLFESNNDFKKNDLGVLAGLQYKLNFGKKDIGGKIGIRANLGLSDLDNLYVRTTKGTQQTNGRVSLMGVAVYYSVNLLQL; encoded by the coding sequence ATGCTAATACGCTCACGACTACTCCCCGCTTTGCCTACTGTCAAATGGTTGATAGTAGGCCTGTTTTCGACTTTTTTCTTCGCCCCTTTCTCGGTTTTTTCCCAAGTTGACGACCTCAAAGGCATCATGCGCGAGTTGCGCGCGCTGGACGGCACCTGGTTTATGCCTACCGACAGGGGCGACCGACTCGAGTATTGGCAAATTGAGGACGACAGCACGTTTGTCGGTCGCGGCATGCGCATCAAACCTGAAAACGGCGACACGGTGCTGCTCGAAACCATGCGCATCGAACGGCGCGACACGACCATCAGTTACATCGTCAACGTGCGCGGCCAAAATCAAAATCGCCCCATCGTTTTCAAACTTACGCAAGCTGACTACGATGGCTATTTGTTTGAAAATCCCGCACACGACGACCCCCAGAAAATCCGCTACTTGTTGCTTGGCAACCGTGAGCTGCAAGTCTTCACCGAAGGCAAGCGCAACAACCGAACGGTGACACAAGAATATGTGTTTGAGCGCGAATTCACGCCCGGCTCCGTTGAATTTCGGGTGCGGGGCGGCATCAACGCCAATACCTTGCGCGGTTCGGGCACTTTGATACCCTTGTCAGGCGCTACCGAGCCGAAGTTTGGCTGGCGGCCGGGCTGGGAATTGGGCACTCAAGCTGTCTTCAACGGACGCGGCGGATTTGTGTCCATCAACTGCGAGATAGGCTTGGCTGGCAGATATTCTTCCGCAAACTCGGCCTTCGACATTTTCGACGATTCGCTGATTGTCTATCGGCGCGACGGCACTTACAGTACCCTATGGCTCACGCTCGCCGTCGCTCCCGAAATCACCTTCAAGCGCGACGGGCGTTTGTCTCTGTTGGTCGGGCCTTACTATGGTATCCTGCTCACCAGCCGGCTCAACGGGGTGGTGGAGCCGCAGGGTGAAAATCAGCTGTTCGAGTCGAACAACGATTTCAAGAAAAACGACCTCGGCGTGCTCGCGGGTTTGCAATACAAGCTTAATTTCGGCAAAAAAGACATCGGGGGCAAAATCGGCATTCGTGCCAATCTCGGCCTGTCGGACCTCGACAATCTCTATGTGCGCACCACCAAAGGCACTCAGCAAACCAATGGACGGGTTTCGCTTATGGGCGTGGCTGTTTATTACAGCGTCAATTTGTTGCAACTTTGA
- a CDS encoding RNA polymerase sigma factor, translating to MSLQSNSEMDATQTHRDLIERCKEGRRDAQFELYRLYSKAMYNTALRMVQNAHDAEDLLQSIFVEVFSKLDTFRHESSVGAWIKRITVNKCINFLKSRRLALTELTQHNDRADEQAPEPEPPYSVERINQAISDLPDGYRVVFSLYALEGYDHEEIAQVLGITEATSKSQYSRAKAKLRETLTATTPRVRS from the coding sequence ATGTCACTACAATCAAATAGCGAAATGGACGCCACACAAACGCACCGCGACCTGATAGAACGCTGCAAAGAAGGACGCCGTGATGCCCAGTTCGAGTTGTATCGCTTGTATTCAAAAGCCATGTACAACACCGCACTGCGCATGGTGCAAAACGCTCACGATGCCGAAGACCTACTGCAAAGTATTTTTGTGGAAGTCTTTAGCAAACTGGACACCTTCCGACACGAAAGCAGCGTAGGCGCTTGGATAAAGCGCATCACGGTCAACAAATGCATCAACTTCCTTAAAAGCCGCCGCTTAGCCCTGACGGAGCTGACGCAGCACAATGACCGCGCCGACGAACAAGCGCCAGAACCCGAGCCGCCCTACTCCGTGGAGCGCATCAACCAGGCCATCAGCGATTTGCCCGACGGTTATCGCGTCGTGTTCAGCCTCTACGCCCTTGAGGGCTACGACCATGAGGAAATCGCCCAAGTGCTTGGCATCACGGAAGCGACTTCCAAATCGCAGTATAGCCGCGCAAAAGCCAAATTGCGCGAAACATTGACAGCAACAACCCCTAGGGTGCGCTCCTGA
- a CDS encoding DUF4097 family beta strand repeat protein encodes MKSRISDTVTMPTLRILFALSFWVAGTCVAQANEKPTLEFTRTINREFNTTTDGMTALYNKYGKVNVKTWQNNTVKIDITIVVNAGSQRDADKIFDRIKVNFANASGYVKAETMLEQKSGINWTNDCNDFKINYEVYMPIGNQLDLKNRYGNSYVATLNGKLIAEIKYGDLRTEAVNNDADLNLGYGKGYIARVNNLYGQISYSQITITEAREVQLDTKYSELKGDRVSTLRLTSKYDDFNLGEVDELRLQTKYANLRVRSARAAYLTAQYTDIRFTNVGETADADLSYGSLKIENIGKNVSNINVVGKYTDVQLFTERGTSYRFDLEGRYTDIKTPAGANIRHHSKSGNLEKMEGSYGDANAKGLVKAKLNYGGLVMK; translated from the coding sequence ATGAAGTCAAGAATATCTGATACCGTCACCATGCCCACCCTGCGCATCCTGTTCGCGCTGTCCTTCTGGGTGGCTGGCACCTGCGTGGCGCAAGCCAATGAAAAACCCACGCTCGAATTCACGCGCACCATCAACCGCGAGTTCAACACCACCACCGACGGCATGACCGCCCTTTACAACAAGTACGGCAAGGTCAATGTGAAAACGTGGCAAAACAACACCGTCAAAATTGACATCACCATCGTCGTGAACGCAGGAAGCCAACGCGATGCCGACAAAATTTTCGACCGCATCAAAGTCAACTTTGCCAATGCCTCAGGCTATGTGAAAGCCGAGACCATGCTGGAGCAAAAAAGCGGAATCAACTGGACAAACGACTGCAACGACTTCAAAATCAACTACGAAGTCTATATGCCCATTGGCAACCAACTCGACCTCAAAAACCGTTACGGCAACTCTTACGTCGCCACGCTCAATGGCAAGCTCATCGCCGAAATCAAGTATGGCGACCTTCGCACCGAAGCCGTGAACAACGATGCTGACCTCAATCTCGGCTACGGCAAAGGCTACATCGCTCGCGTCAACAACTTGTATGGCCAGATTAGCTACAGCCAAATAACCATCACCGAAGCCCGCGAGGTGCAACTCGACACCAAATACTCCGAACTGAAAGGCGACCGCGTCAGCACCCTCCGCCTTACCTCCAAATACGATGATTTCAATCTGGGAGAAGTGGACGAACTGCGCTTGCAGACAAAATACGCCAACCTGCGCGTGCGCAGCGCCCGGGCCGCATACCTCACCGCGCAATACACCGACATCCGCTTCACCAACGTGGGCGAAACCGCTGATGCCGACCTGAGCTACGGAAGCCTCAAAATCGAAAATATCGGCAAAAACGTCTCGAACATCAACGTGGTGGGCAAATACACCGACGTACAACTCTTCACCGAACGCGGCACCTCCTATCGCTTCGACTTGGAAGGACGCTACACCGACATCAAAACACCCGCAGGCGCCAACATCCGCCACCACAGCAAATCGGGCAACCTTGAAAAAATGGAAGGCTCCTACGGCGATGCCAACGCCAAAGGACTCGTCAAGGCAAAACTCAACTACGGCGGGCTGGTGATGAAGTAA
- a CDS encoding carboxypeptidase regulatory-like domain-containing protein, protein MKITLFLTTFWLMLAALFSPAETTVLTGKVSDESGGALRDVAVKILKNRVLVAETTTRAEGEYRLALAPGTYDVVFSKDSFVSLRIVDVQVLANKETQLSVHLEMGTTLGETLVRDFSTLARGYGAGAGAEPLSMRGSRDATVSKRKIGSTPKLAAESKPAAAEPPPAAADEGVVEIDGAMKRMRVVFSPETYEEMVEAAGDAPDVPLPGRFTQPTPRAGLLTAGEWNDLHNWNRHWLDLLADGEIEPYQAMYGFYPKHRYTALLLNEQDFPIADAAVVLKDSRGATIWESRTDNTGKAELWAGLFDKKEMLNLVMEAWVQGEKHEFAQLKTASEGINFFKIKAECRAPKNVDIVWAVDATGSMGDEIEYLKTELLDVIERAKNRNPGLVFRMGTVFYRDKGDEYITKSSALASDISKTVEFIKKQSADGGGDYPEAVHSALEEVVFAQKWSADAIARICFLVLDASPHQLPEVKESLQKSIREAARLGIRVVPVVASGSQKDTEFLMKFFGLATNGTYVFLTDHSGIGGKHLEPTSEEYKVEPFNELLVRLIAEYTTIKTCEGKSEILFADNGQQQGQWWQAFYYPNPVSTQFTLELPFEVQSVTIFNSEGKSVRKLEQLRVGRNTVVVSDLSAGYYTIRIMKDGRAQTGKLMVVRV, encoded by the coding sequence ATGAAAATCACACTCTTCCTGACGACCTTTTGGTTGATGCTTGCCGCGCTTTTTTCCCCTGCCGAAACAACTGTTTTGACTGGAAAAGTCTCCGACGAATCGGGGGGGGCGCTCCGGGATGTCGCTGTCAAAATTTTAAAAAATCGGGTGTTGGTCGCGGAAACGACCACCCGCGCTGAAGGCGAATATCGCCTCGCATTAGCCCCTGGCACTTACGATGTGGTGTTTTCCAAAGATAGCTTTGTCTCCCTGCGCATCGTGGACGTGCAGGTGTTGGCGAATAAGGAAACCCAGCTCAGTGTGCATCTTGAAATGGGCACCACATTGGGGGAGACGCTTGTTCGAGATTTCAGCACGTTGGCGAGGGGTTACGGAGCGGGCGCTGGCGCGGAGCCTTTAAGTATGCGCGGTAGCCGGGATGCAACTGTCTCCAAACGAAAAATCGGTTCCACTCCCAAGCTTGCTGCCGAATCAAAACCTGCCGCTGCCGAGCCGCCACCCGCCGCTGCCGATGAAGGCGTGGTAGAGATAGATGGGGCGATGAAAAGGATGCGTGTCGTTTTTTCGCCAGAGACCTACGAGGAGATGGTGGAAGCGGCGGGCGATGCGCCCGATGTGCCGCTTCCTGGCCGCTTCACTCAACCTACGCCTCGAGCTGGCTTGCTCACGGCTGGCGAATGGAACGACCTGCACAATTGGAACCGCCATTGGCTGGATTTGCTCGCCGACGGGGAAATAGAGCCATATCAGGCGATGTACGGCTTTTACCCCAAACATCGCTACACCGCGTTGTTGCTCAATGAGCAGGATTTTCCGATAGCCGATGCTGCCGTTGTTCTGAAAGATTCGCGTGGGGCAACCATTTGGGAGAGCCGCACCGACAACACGGGCAAGGCCGAGTTGTGGGCTGGTTTGTTTGACAAAAAAGAAATGCTCAACCTCGTCATGGAGGCGTGGGTGCAGGGCGAGAAACACGAGTTCGCGCAGCTCAAAACTGCCAGCGAGGGCATCAATTTTTTCAAGATAAAAGCCGAGTGCCGTGCTCCGAAAAACGTGGACATCGTGTGGGCGGTGGACGCGACGGGGAGCATGGGCGATGAAATTGAGTATTTGAAAACGGAGTTGCTGGATGTGATTGAGCGGGCGAAAAATCGGAACCCCGGCCTTGTCTTCCGCATGGGTACGGTGTTTTATCGCGACAAAGGCGACGAGTACATCACCAAGAGCAGCGCCCTCGCTTCCGATATTTCCAAGACGGTGGAGTTTATCAAAAAGCAAAGCGCCGACGGCGGGGGCGACTACCCGGAGGCGGTGCATAGTGCGCTCGAAGAGGTGGTTTTCGCTCAAAAATGGAGTGCCGATGCTATTGCCCGGATATGTTTTTTGGTGCTGGATGCCAGTCCCCACCAGTTGCCCGAAGTGAAGGAGAGCCTCCAAAAAAGCATCCGCGAGGCGGCGAGGCTTGGCATCCGCGTTGTGCCGGTGGTGGCTAGCGGGAGCCAAAAAGACACGGAGTTTTTGATGAAATTTTTCGGTCTTGCCACCAACGGCACTTATGTTTTTCTGACCGACCATTCGGGCATTGGCGGCAAACACTTGGAGCCTACTTCCGAAGAATACAAGGTGGAGCCATTCAACGAACTGCTTGTGCGTCTCATCGCCGAGTACACCACTATCAAGACCTGTGAAGGCAAATCGGAGATTCTTTTTGCCGACAATGGGCAGCAGCAAGGGCAGTGGTGGCAAGCCTTTTATTATCCCAATCCCGTCAGCACTCAATTCACCCTCGAGCTGCCTTTTGAGGTGCAGTCGGTCACGATTTTCAACTCCGAGGGGAAATCCGTTCGGAAGTTGGAGCAGCTGCGTGTTGGTCGCAACACGGTCGTCGTCAGTGATTTGTCAGCGGGATACTATACTATCCGCATTATGAAAGATGGCCGGGCGCAAACGGGGAAGTTGATGGTGGTGCGGGTGTGA
- a CDS encoding GNAT family N-acetyltransferase codes for MSSRDAYTRFCDKAPDLPLFMQPWYLDAVCQGGQWEVALVEKAGQVVAAWPYFLKKKWHWRYVAMPPLARMMGPYLLPEWRSPRKEMSILGDLLEQFPVGRLAAFEQDFNYTAQNWLPLYWRGFRQTTRYSYFLEINDLDAAWKNLAPDYRNQKIPKAREQTAVTTEGTLTDFFAVQQLSYQRQGLGSPVPLTLLARLDEALAARERRAIFFARDLRTGEAHSVAYLAWDERTAWLLMAGDDPAHRSSGAGILLTWEAIRYAGESLRLPEFDFAGSMIYAIERVRRQFGAAQRPYFRVQKEWSAAWKVGKLLFR; via the coding sequence ATGAGCTCGCGCGATGCTTATACCCGTTTTTGCGACAAGGCCCCTGACCTGCCGCTGTTCATGCAGCCGTGGTATCTGGACGCTGTTTGTCAAGGAGGGCAGTGGGAGGTGGCGTTGGTGGAAAAAGCGGGGCAAGTCGTGGCGGCATGGCCTTATTTTTTGAAAAAGAAATGGCATTGGCGTTATGTGGCCATGCCCCCGCTTGCTCGCATGATGGGGCCTTACTTGCTTCCCGAATGGCGTTCCCCGCGCAAGGAAATGTCTATACTTGGTGATTTGCTTGAGCAATTTCCCGTTGGGCGGCTGGCGGCATTTGAGCAGGATTTCAACTACACGGCCCAAAACTGGCTTCCTCTTTACTGGCGGGGTTTCCGACAAACTACCCGCTATTCTTATTTTTTGGAAATCAACGACTTGGATGCGGCTTGGAAAAATCTGGCACCCGACTACCGGAATCAAAAAATACCAAAGGCTCGCGAACAAACGGCGGTGACGACGGAGGGCACGCTGACCGATTTTTTCGCGGTGCAACAATTGAGTTACCAGCGGCAAGGCTTGGGCTCTCCTGTTCCCCTCACTCTGTTGGCCCGCCTCGATGAGGCACTTGCCGCCCGGGAGCGGCGCGCCATTTTTTTTGCGCGCGACCTTCGGACGGGGGAGGCGCACTCGGTGGCCTATCTGGCCTGGGACGAACGGACCGCGTGGCTGCTCATGGCGGGCGACGACCCTGCTCACCGCTCATCCGGTGCGGGCATCCTGTTGACTTGGGAGGCCATTCGATACGCTGGCGAATCGCTGCGATTGCCCGAATTCGATTTTGCCGGGAGCATGATATATGCCATCGAACGGGTGCGACGGCAGTTCGGGGCCGCGCAGCGGCCTTATTTCAGGGTGCAAAAGGAGTGGTCGGCAGCGTGGAAGGTTGGGAAATTGCTGTTCAGATGA
- a CDS encoding response regulator transcription factor translates to MPTPLRIALADDHELLLESLSAMFANTDDEVEVIWSARNGDEVLEKTRVQCPDVLLLDYQFKEKNLDGGTISHLLMQEFPDLGILILSVSHEITTIRDCLAKGAKGYATKEIGKNELLRGLRAVADGEYFLDQTSLKVVIHGSVIPGPKPPRGLLTPRELEVARPYAKGKATKEMASMLFISDDTVESHIKSIRSKTGCENRYCVEEWLKKHGLWEG, encoded by the coding sequence ATGCCCACTCCCCTTCGCATTGCCCTTGCCGACGACCATGAATTGCTGCTAGAAAGCCTGAGCGCCATGTTCGCCAACACCGACGACGAAGTCGAAGTCATCTGGAGCGCCCGCAACGGCGACGAGGTGCTGGAAAAAACCCGCGTCCAATGTCCCGATGTGCTGCTGCTCGATTACCAATTCAAGGAAAAAAACCTTGACGGCGGCACCATTAGTCATTTGTTGATGCAAGAATTTCCCGACCTCGGCATTCTGATTCTGAGCGTCAGCCATGAAATCACCACCATCCGCGACTGTCTCGCCAAAGGTGCCAAAGGCTACGCCACCAAGGAAATCGGGAAAAACGAGTTGCTGCGCGGCCTTCGAGCCGTGGCCGATGGAGAGTATTTTCTTGACCAAACCTCGCTCAAAGTCGTCATTCATGGCAGCGTCATCCCCGGCCCCAAACCACCACGCGGACTGCTCACCCCCCGTGAGCTCGAGGTAGCCCGACCATACGCCAAAGGAAAAGCCACCAAGGAAATGGCCTCCATGCTCTTCATCAGCGACGACACTGTGGAAAGCCACATCAAGAGCATTCGCTCAAAAACTGGCTGCGAAAACCGATACTGCGTGGAGGAATGGCTAAAAAAACACGGGCTTTGGGAGGGTTAG